From Candidatus Eremiobacterota bacterium, one genomic window encodes:
- a CDS encoding phosphodiester glycosidase family protein, producing the protein MAANSPMEPPRSFSAMQRLPVVLALFIAGLLTLKTGVCTVHCADAVQFLRKKVPVGGSFREANVLEVKLSDATVKVGLADDLVGHTEELKSIAERHKAVAAINGTFFEAYTSNPIKNPNHTIIHEGTIVHVGKVGTLCGFTSSNEMKMERVKFTIEGSINGSYSYPNGWFAYWLNRYPTADTITIFTPRWGSSTGLSDGVQVVVSGGVVKKVAQGGSQLIPRDGFVIYYKNLYHILHQKFTPGDRVEYRISRKDRMPLSGWEKVREALEVGPLLLRNGTVCPDPAGEGFSDPKILTLSCQRSAMGVTSDGRLLLVTTAGTIRELAKVMKELGCTDAINLDGGASSSLWYKGTYITPPGRNISNALLVFEEKPLAFTPPTPPGPSATAPMPSATAPMPSATAPPMSVSPTAASTGPTAFTYSPPPSPSRSVPQRIRNELDFSDPLVIMLIIVIVAAVTAAALFIARGRGRRSKEGDAGGQDDEPPSDGFSF; encoded by the coding sequence ATGGCGGCTAACTCTCCCATGGAGCCCCCCCGCTCTTTCAGCGCTATGCAGAGGCTGCCCGTGGTGCTGGCCCTTTTTATCGCGGGCTTACTCACCTTGAAGACCGGAGTCTGTACCGTGCATTGCGCCGACGCGGTGCAATTCCTTCGGAAAAAAGTGCCTGTGGGAGGCTCTTTCCGTGAAGCCAATGTTCTTGAGGTGAAGCTCTCTGATGCCACGGTGAAGGTGGGCCTTGCCGATGATCTCGTGGGGCACACCGAGGAGCTTAAAAGCATCGCAGAGCGCCATAAGGCCGTCGCCGCCATTAACGGCACCTTCTTTGAGGCATACACCAGCAATCCTATAAAGAATCCCAACCATACCATCATCCATGAGGGCACCATTGTCCACGTGGGTAAAGTAGGCACACTCTGCGGCTTTACCTCATCAAATGAGATGAAAATGGAGAGGGTGAAGTTCACCATTGAGGGCTCGATAAACGGGAGCTATTCCTACCCCAATGGGTGGTTTGCCTACTGGCTCAACAGGTATCCCACGGCAGACACCATCACTATATTTACTCCCAGGTGGGGCTCATCGACGGGCCTCAGTGACGGAGTGCAGGTTGTCGTGTCCGGCGGCGTGGTGAAAAAAGTGGCCCAGGGAGGCTCACAGCTCATCCCCCGCGACGGATTCGTCATCTATTACAAGAACCTGTACCATATTCTCCATCAGAAATTCACGCCGGGCGACCGCGTGGAGTACCGGATATCCCGCAAGGACAGGATGCCCCTGAGCGGGTGGGAGAAAGTCCGGGAGGCCCTCGAGGTGGGACCTCTTCTGCTGAGAAACGGCACCGTGTGCCCCGACCCTGCAGGCGAAGGCTTCTCAGATCCCAAGATTCTCACATTGTCGTGCCAGCGGAGCGCCATGGGGGTGACCTCTGACGGGCGCCTTCTCCTTGTCACGACGGCGGGAACCATAAGGGAGCTCGCAAAAGTCATGAAGGAGCTTGGATGCACCGATGCCATCAACCTGGACGGGGGAGCATCAAGCTCGCTCTGGTACAAAGGCACCTATATCACCCCGCCGGGGAGAAATATCAGCAATGCCCTTCTTGTCTTTGAAGAAAAGCCCCTTGCATTCACTCCGCCAACTCCCCCGGGCCCTTCCGCCACTGCCCCGATGCCTTCCGCCACTGCCCCGATGCCTTCCGCCACTGCCCCGCCGATGTCTGTCTCCCCCACCGCGGCATCGACGGGACCGACGGCTTTCACCTATTCTCCACCGCCATCACCCTCCCGGAGCGTCCCTCAAAGGATCCGCAATGAGCTTGACTTCTCCGATCCTCTGGTAATCATGCTGATTATTGTCATTGTGGCTGCCGTTACTGCAGCAGCGCTTTTTATAGCAAGAGGCCGGGGGCGCCGCAGTAAAGAGGGAGATGCCGGCGGGCAGGACGACGAGCCACCTTCTGACGGCTTCAGTTTCTGA
- a CDS encoding bifunctional UDP-sugar hydrolase/5'-nucleotidase translates to MNIPEIPASAHPSRPAAGEVRQALKEEPLPSDSFEAASGGPEVKLTILHTNDCHGYVDEHKPEGDEAITGGIARTASEIKKKRAENPEGTITLDGGDFFDGGFYSKYTDGKIVSNAYHEIKPDAIALGNHDLSWGSKKFASLAKEIGSPVVAANLTDLTEEKSLRAVKPYVLVERKGLKIGIVGITSKMTANSSPEKGSVKIEEPLPSIEKYVTMLKNDEKADMVVLLSHLGYDKDREVAESVKGIDVIVGSHSHTAMEKGEKVKDTLIVQAGGEGDYLGEVELVFNREKGTMVSCDARLMPITSKIEADPQVEKILAPYMEKFRPLKEKVLAHTDEDLAMYDERVLPTNLTNLFVDAQKKDADLALSSMFSLRGGIPKGPITLGDLFEVYPFDNELIQVKTNGAGVLGYLETAFRDGYKGNYTLFSGLTLQYDRSLPEGERITTVNYEGRDYPRKDFEKLTLRVNMDNYTHRKSWFKTGTILKKYGKVFDVLKDYLQENKSFKNISAEVRYHPVKDSPGSNGG, encoded by the coding sequence ATTCCCGAAATACCAGCTTCCGCCCACCCTTCCCGCCCCGCTGCAGGCGAGGTCCGGCAGGCCCTGAAAGAGGAGCCTCTCCCTTCCGACTCTTTTGAAGCCGCCTCCGGGGGGCCTGAGGTCAAGCTTACTATTCTCCATACCAATGACTGCCATGGCTATGTTGACGAGCACAAGCCCGAAGGAGACGAGGCCATTACCGGCGGTATTGCCAGGACAGCCAGCGAGATAAAAAAGAAAAGGGCGGAAAACCCCGAGGGGACCATTACCCTCGACGGCGGGGATTTCTTTGACGGCGGCTTTTACAGCAAGTACACGGACGGCAAGATAGTGAGCAATGCGTATCATGAAATCAAGCCCGACGCCATTGCCCTGGGTAACCATGACCTGAGCTGGGGCTCAAAAAAATTCGCTTCCCTGGCGAAAGAAATCGGTTCCCCTGTCGTGGCGGCAAATCTTACCGATCTCACCGAGGAGAAAAGCCTCAGAGCAGTGAAGCCTTACGTGCTTGTTGAGAGAAAAGGTCTGAAAATCGGAATTGTCGGCATCACTTCAAAAATGACTGCGAACAGCTCGCCGGAAAAGGGGAGCGTGAAGATAGAAGAGCCCCTTCCCTCCATCGAAAAATATGTCACCATGCTCAAAAATGACGAGAAGGCCGACATGGTGGTGCTCCTCTCCCACCTTGGCTATGACAAGGACAGGGAAGTCGCAGAATCCGTCAAGGGCATTGACGTCATCGTGGGCTCGCACTCCCACACGGCTATGGAAAAAGGGGAAAAGGTGAAGGATACCCTCATCGTGCAGGCTGGCGGCGAAGGTGATTACCTGGGAGAGGTGGAGCTTGTCTTCAACAGGGAAAAGGGCACCATGGTCTCCTGCGATGCCCGCCTCATGCCTATCACTTCTAAAATTGAAGCCGATCCCCAGGTGGAAAAGATTCTTGCTCCCTACATGGAAAAGTTCCGGCCCCTGAAGGAAAAAGTGCTGGCCCACACCGATGAGGATCTTGCAATGTACGACGAGCGCGTGCTCCCCACAAACCTTACGAATCTTTTCGTGGATGCCCAGAAAAAAGATGCAGACCTTGCCCTTTCAAGCATGTTCTCCCTCAGGGGCGGCATACCGAAAGGCCCCATCACCCTTGGGGATCTCTTCGAGGTCTATCCCTTCGACAACGAGCTTATCCAGGTAAAAACAAACGGCGCCGGTGTGCTTGGCTACCTGGAAACGGCCTTCCGTGACGGTTACAAGGGAAATTACACCCTCTTCTCGGGCCTGACGCTTCAATATGACCGGAGCCTGCCCGAAGGGGAGCGCATCACCACCGTAAATTACGAAGGCAGGGATTATCCCCGGAAAGACTTTGAAAAGCTCACCCTCAGGGTGAACATGGATAATTACACCCACCGGAAATCCTGGTTCAAGACAGGCACGATCCTCAAGAAATACGGGAAGGTCTTTGATGTGCTGAAAGACTACCTTCAGGAGAACAAGTCCTTCAAGAACATCTCGGCGGAAGTCCGCTACCACCCGGTGAAAGACTCACCCGGCAGCAATGGCGGCTAA